The Aythya fuligula isolate bAytFul2 chromosome 1, bAytFul2.pri, whole genome shotgun sequence nucleotide sequence CTGCATGTAGGACCCCAGGTGAACACCTGGGAGATGATCCAGACATTTTTGAAGTTGATGGAGATAGGAATTAATTCCTAGGGTGGTTTTTGTCTTCTCATTGTAGTTCAGATTCCTAAAGGCACTGTTTCCCAGCAGGCTGAGCcctttcagaaaatgctgcaaCTCTCCAGTAGCTCAGGGTTGATCATGGTGGATGTCACTAGCAGCACCTACAGGGAGCCAACGCTGAGACCATCCCTGCTAGGTCCCATGTGTCTCCAGACAAACATCTGCAGGCACAAATGCTGGGTATCAGGGCTATGGTGGGAGACAGCATGGCCACTCCAGCATTTCTGAGATATGGTAAAAAGACTTTTGTTAATTCCTGATCACCCATGGAGTTAACCCCATGTATATGCAAGTTGGGAACTGGttaaccaaggaaaaaaaattacacatatttatttatttatttatttattattattatttctctcctttttccgTGCAGgataatatttttgtacattCCCTTTACCAACAAAGCAACAGACTTCAGAAACCCAGGCCAatcctcccttttccccttgcaCAAACCAAACCTGTTGGCATTTCCATGTTCCAAGGGCTGGGAAACCCAGGAAACCCCTGCTGGGTCTGCAGTAGCCCCAGAGCAGATAGCAGGATTGGTTAAGTACTCTGCTTTAGCATTGGGTGTGTGGGTTCACCCAGTACTAATATCAGGCTGTGTACTGTGGTGTGATATTAAATCCCACCCTGAGGGGATGCTGCAATGCCTCACATCATGTCCAGTGGagataatcatagaatcataaaggttggaaaagccttccaagatcatctggtccaaccactcccctgccaccactgtcacccactaacccatgtccccaagcaccacgtccaacctctccttgaacacccccagggacggtgactccaccacctccctgggcaacccgtcccagtgcctgactgctccttctgagcagaaatgtctcctcattgccagcctgaacctcccctggcacaacttgaggccattccctctagctCTATGACTAGTTATCCCCAGCTCCACacatcttcctttcaggtagctgtagagagcaatgaggtctcccctgagcctccagactaaacaaccccagttcatTTTTCCCACAGTATTTTGGGGCCCTGCCACGTGTCTTCAGGGCGATACCGTGGcgctggagcagggagctgtgggctcacTCACTGATGGCGCCTGCCCGCGGTGCTCGCGGCCTGGGACGAGCACTtgagtggaaatattttttctttctctcaaccCACACCTCCCCGCCGTGTCACGGAAAGTCGAAGGCGGCAGATAACGTGGCATCCGCCGCCTTGCAcccagggctgtgtgtgtgtgtgtgtgtgagtgctGGGGGGGGCTCCGCTTCCCCGGGCAAGCGGCAGCCCCGGGGCGAGGCGTGGCGGCTCCCCCGGGGCCGTGTGGCCGCGGAAGCGCCGCTCTCGCTCCGAGCTCCCCCGTGGCGTGGGCGCCGGGGTCCTCCCCACcgccaccaccagcagcacccccggGTCCTTCCCCGGCTCCCTCCCCGTCCTCTAGCTGCTTGGGGGCGTACAGAAGCGGCCCCACCATGCCGAAGGGTGTCCCCCGCCCCCCCACCTCTCCCCGCCCCAGTGCCCCGGGCCGGCTCCGGCGTTGTGCCGGGGCGAGGCCCGCGGGAGGAGGGCTCGGCTCGCCGCCTGCCCACGTCCCCTCCCCGGccgaggaggggaggaggaggaggagaaagcgAGCGAGGGCCAAGCGGAGCAGTTGGGAGAGGGTTTGCAAgagccctcctccctcccccccggaggggaagaggaaagcgAGAGCCGTGGCGAGCGGCTGAGGATGATAACTtagggcggcggggcgggcggctgTGCCTCGGGGAGGGGAGCTGCCCGCGCTGCCCCCGGCGTTTTTTTTTGGAGCCCGGAGGGAGGCAGAGATGTCCCAGGGCGCTGCAGGAGGCGAGGGAGCGCCCCAGGTGCGGccggaggggaaggagaggcagaggaagaggaggcggcggcggaggaggaaggagagccaGACGCGGCTGGTGCGCTCcaacttgctgctgctgcccgagGCCGAGGCGGAGAAGCCCAAGAGGACCTCGCTGGCCAGCAACCGCCTCAAGACCACCAAGTACACGGCCCTCTCCTTCCTGCCCAAGAACCTCTTCGAGCAGTTCCACCGCCTGGCCAACGTCTACTTCGTCTTCATCGCGCTGCTCAACTTCGCGCCGGCCGTCAACGCCTTCCAGCCGGAGCTGGCCCTGGCCCCCGTGCTCTTCATCCTGGCGGTCACGGCCATCAAGGACCTGTGGGAGGACTACAGCCGCTACCTCTCCGACAAGGAGATCAACC carries:
- the LOC116496593 gene encoding probable phospholipid-transporting ATPase VA; the encoded protein is MSQGAAGGEGAPQVRPEGKERQRKRRRRRRRKESQTRLVRSNLLLLPEAEAEKPKRTSLASNRLKTTKYTALSFLPKNLFEQFHRLANVYFVFIALLNFAPAVNAFQPELALAPVLFILAVTAIKDLWEDYSRYLSDKEINHMECLVYSSGVDSDDPFAYNHCRINESVAQSWQNLSDDRTAKDDATSSKKPEMQLAFAGGGDSFHVEILDVSESPSKAAAF